In the Diachasmimorpha longicaudata isolate KC_UGA_2023 chromosome 1, iyDiaLong2, whole genome shotgun sequence genome, one interval contains:
- the LOC135166556 gene encoding protein unc-80 homolog isoform X2: protein MDKRRSVDGSLLEQALPIPIQLYLWRQMRPFTRAKLGKLHEASCMFCQRAPGHHEMKEASTSFEKVLVQSLHNELTPSLTEILSNVPRWRLIQTALPYILHSAANLLHNRKDVQNIGPMETTLLYILHWFLLDAAEECAESDSDMGTHNNPFYYLYSVPTITLFVYLFAPLSNHLKDIDFKTNLRLENGVKIWQPMSEYRHPESSCFTAHCRPKPRSIWWNSSRMGRQQAPSDIFVGTRKQKSEDFREPDSPPSQTVSICFSDQNVASCTKGEEETNWVSSPKDTVFPETIPEESSSTEDEHVVIFRLPSLTESEKAMDGVKEVFTIFSEGASIFHVAMGRSSSSSKSTVTIEQITTSSGGDNQSDGRTTLKLGLHDKTKEHKEDKDRDSAKDSSKSKSVPTGPREPTSPETPVQSKSQGPPADVRAATFLDVAVMRCLFVSQWQEEGIYWALQYLYQRLRQINEDCSHQQMPRRRSNSLPIPKIEVSIYQSPESKKKEDVKGFIEIPDGREPSTMSDLATIADLPYTASKSQDGEGSHVRRASEKTKKRMKMADLKAFVETKLLSKSEKALEKIGQDEPKDLIDQQHETHRSLDTGDDHLVRQASTSSRIFEERDIDRMQYPSNLIKGKSMPSLSCLINELAAGGYIGDTKVERKQGRLYSQSCTAQNPIITVTEHTPTPSPDYLKRQGSIDSQLDAISIHGSRLSSERKPSLTRSQTDSNITYTGDEIPEAPGSACYITKTGDIDLQVLLKAVHSVSLRDTMCCTLRVCESILSLIELLIEIGVLKACLRDETGSNAGSGNDEKAETASRKHDSPVNEQDPRNDIDGRNWNAHALMMNAVLRVIKHLGCTHGCGDGIRGPQADFYRSQAQTILTKLNCASSRLFSRWLRNMVREQPITEILEVFHAYVGFCIDPSSLLSPLNLKRSANKSPEVQPQAGYATNFGAGLGAGTPLGVPSTSVAATASALASATAASATASYGGVGYSSRSIENKMLACIFKTLVTRFVTNSKELKTQENISIYCDIKQFVTYVKEMHGGVFRRVALSGILDASDRPNKRCNSNLRTTRVIRHIHQSDYDDNADLAGEACCVDERGARKFLFKKRSTSSTCAQSDAFGLQSLLETELSEETVKASQSPLGNLRKKHHMLTPRQSERNLGLGEAYLGRSKKTTRFQMGGIVNWFRREYGRTDSTDSHESSESPTEGSFGRQPSIRRGHYRVTRPVRGVGQTLQRAKRRMEDQLVKIGLTKRSKKESMEEVPRNYFSRRNSMDLGDSCRESEFVVLKERRLVPRSAVYEGMRRFSFLLETCQPGAVPDHHLIAAILDLPYAPVVSRASLLLECAHLVHQCNKGHWPTWMKINLPVFRPSVPMGSRNVPTGVRRTHILQRAAGKLFYQWAEAIGARLEEFLNEDKQNVDHVVAMMSDETKQRELVVEDEEEDFLDEASINTYGSQCPVALRMVACILLLEITAFLRETYQTLPKSSRLSTKDRPPPWERMYSRDANRRWSMALSSMGHSQTSAQSLQSIAGDRETGELRESIEKGHWNCANPIINHQTSDSIALDFRSERKISFVLHEPDNESEGSSKSTVTIQGEEAFDREKKKVQPQTARPFLLRRGTAGNTGSFKRRSLKLRRGTKEGKDMECEAYAVRRTDSIQSKRKVSSLSDRSDTSEPGYCGEVSGEESPGILSDDQPPESPSDSNDTDETNRNFPWMRVLAQTASSFNFYCSHQNFCHPYCHRRQIRACGRLIKSVRKVYGEAFGVINGTGTFDFDSDKKDDGKKDKRGRKVSDQTSAQVSPVRRKDSVGRKFKIDKSLEGSQSGRLTGGNRDSSKDLDQDSDRGRDSFKKFSSEDDDEPNHEPPAILKYIKMQVKDAFHAPLATLVKGAVVMPDDLFAEVLSVAWELLLEPNQEVAASAASLFIVSAVRAPTQASDIMHQGLQHTSPAIRINAILRFQVLWKLRYQVWPRMEEMAHLTFKVPPPGIEFTLPSPKIGIESLPVVDPPWMPQGKTKVEEVTINQERHRSVVTATKTRKKQQTEAIKKALQEQDDKKREERESFLITTIPITVQAAYEPSPVGDDHEDMDDDAGDAVPRNTSHHGQSALSLFPSSLCSAIVQIINLLDDAAVSDDGNSVYEVAYQVIWSCLVEDSALFLRYVLERLTRDKQELMFKILRHLIRFVPKLPQQAAFALYNYIIGYVMFYVRSPHEEGQKLIGTALSILWMVVHSVHGIMFKDLKQILRKEQCDASILLTANVPSAKKIIVHGPQDPDAGGIPSQFPVQEDTQFCQILRESLDFFGIEELKHKEYFLVDYKTHQIHNPSSYVRDYYFFKRSQYPQLELVHMKPEDAFNALQRQELVHKFVEIGKTLLTWAILKNVDMVVQRVVFLHEELMKLPSFPRKALEADLDLYKGGEIGRELLGLDVMHKFMWVRLIARMFEAMAGNFAYSGDIHLFLNVLNGALVLHSEDSCILRYVVATYINAAHNFKNIFSTNGYLLIMPSLLQLYATHQTNKLVTTTVEYAVKQFYMMNRKPFILQMFGSVSTILDTDETSPHGEAHKVPSTCLFNLLLSLETPSPDPLNIGELVKEEKPLKAIDFCYHDENEMVTVLDCISLCVMVIAYAADSTRGQQMLIILEAILPCYVQQIQSPTYNREGKTEKEIINQLAIAVRTLVNNSETLTKYYNGPQKLSPEHKGSSQRNYGKGPYSPGFDFEEETHTTKYLEHTKARNLYDRDNEDSETSHKNEFRRPRDTLLNMVGEFVARCSVRLVELNKKSQDGKMIELLDSKCHVRLADIAHSLLKISPYDPDTMGCRGLRRYMNDLLPSTEWSNDDMRPALTVILRRLDKTFSKIYKKASVRRNTDWEAASDLLRGVYETLSKYPYIAHFQYLKTLLATCQALIVGDMGQVEVTSAASAALMSKIPPQHFCSTVLRLIALHVISLGEGYTLENVCGGNSMFASQIRTENVLLNLLIPLFLRVGTGRKDVPKLRQADLKFALVAVLNTLWPTSTKIAPLTAQNLKATADLRAGSLTFTARDPKTSTKLSLSLYRVAFLALKIMTICFEAEMRTEWTKILRTMRQLNRRNEASVHLWNFLEFVVTHRTALFIQMLPFIVHKIGQPPISEHERNMQSSIRAKINGETAVFPKSRGTLLGDLLHELRDLKEEIEDRKFDEMQPEPKRSVVDMHPNAPNVNDGQPRTQRPSLLIDLLTGDLGSRVHINRTPAETPGSHSTTLQSLPPSVHHSVNSSSTTKSSVQSHASPGPGNGAPVPRGSVSSASCGSSTIKEGAELSTGDNQTEQTAVPDRSQSSSTASDERNHVKHHVNLQHQKTSKLRFVSSVEYRHISGEIVTSQLSPNSPAEDSSGESRLDRPRLQRSMGQSKRTFRLRKSRKSHIEVPHLKLEYQQGSSSSIPATSQTPPASAVESTTFSLPIDTSSFRSRRSCSVRLGDGDHITSLSPVDQQYLHYHQQTHHYLHPQSDISWDDDTSSTSGYRESYSMQLVSLEGNNKSPAPPLASPDLNDIPSTSSTATNYMGFDGSSPDCSLNGSGGEKTTLLNSSQRTASQHSLIMVFQGQDEDTLI, encoded by the exons ATGGACAAGAGACGATCCGTTGATGGGAGCCTGCTTGAGCAGGCTCTCCCCATTCCCATCCAGCTTTACCTCTGGCGTCAGATGAG GCCTTTCACGCGGGCCAAGCTTGGCAAACTCCACGAGGCGTCGTGTATG TTTTGTCAACGTGCTCCTGGTCATCAC GAAATGAAAGAGGCGAGCACT TCATTCGAAAAGGTCCTCGTCCAGAGTCTTCACAACGAGCTGACGCCCTCCTTAACCGAGATTCTGAGCAATGTGCCACGATGGCGATTGATCCAGACAGCCCTTCCCTACATTCTCCATTCGGCGGCCAATCTTCTGCACAACAG GAAGGATGTGCAGAATATTGGACCGATGGAGACAACTCTGCTCTACATTTTACATTGGTTTCTACTTGATGCTGCTGAGGAATGTGCAGAGAGTGATTCCGACATGGGAACTCATAATAATCCATTCTATTACCTTTATTCTGTACCTACCATCACG CTCTTTGTATACCTTTTCGCACCACTCAGCAATCACCTCAAAGACATCGACTTCAAAACAAATTTGCGACTGGAGAATGGTGTCAAAATCTGGCAGCCAATGAGTGAATACAGGCACCCCGAGAGTTCGTGTTTCACTGCTCACTGTAGGCCTAAGCCAAGATCCATTTGGTGGAATTCCTCGAGGATGGGTAGACAGCAGGCCCCAAGCGATATTTTCGTAGGCACCCGGAAGCAGAAGAGTGAAGATTTTCGAGAGCCTGACAGCCCCCCGAGCCAAACTGTCAGCATATGTTTTTCAGATCAGAATGTTGCATCGTGTACGAAAGGAGAGGAGGAGACCAACTGGGTGTCTTCGCCGAAAGATACGGTTTTTCCTGAGACAATACCGGAGGAGAGCTCCAGCACTGAGGACGAGCATGTAGTGATATTCAGGCTTCCGTCCCTCACCGAATCCGAAAAAGCTATGGATGGTGTTAAAGAAGTTTTTACGATATTCTCG GAGGGTGCGAGTATTTTTCACGTAGCGATGGGCAGATCGAGTAGTTCGTCAAAATCAACAGTTACAATTGAGCAAATAACAACTAGCTCTGGAGGGGATAATCAGTCAGACGGGAGGACTACATTAAAACTGGG TTTGCACGACAAAACGAAAGAACATAAAGAAGATAAGGATCGAGATTCGGCTAAGGACAGCTCGAAATCTAAAAGTGTACCCACAGGACCCCGAGAGCCAACGTCTCCAGAGACCCCAGTCCAGTCAAAGTCTCAGGGGCCACCAGCGGACGTTCGTGCAGCTACATTCCTTGATGTAGCAGTGATGAGATGTCTATTTGTCTCTCAGTGGCAGGAAGAAGGGATCTACTGGGCCCTACAGTACCTTTACCAGAGGCTGAGACAAATCAACGAAGATTGTTCGCATCAACAAATGCCCAGAAGACGCAGCAATTCCCTTCCcattccgaagatagaggttTCTATATATCAGAGTCCAGAGAGCAAGAAGAAGGAGGACGTGAAGggattcattgaaattcccgATGGCAGGGAGCCATCAACCATGTCCGACCTGGCCACCATCGCCGATCTTCCGTACACTGCTTCGAAGTCACAGGATGGAGAGGGTAGCCACGTGAGAAGGGCCAGTGAGAAGACCAAGAAGAGGATGAAGATGGCAGATCTCAAGGCCTTTGTCGAAACCAAGTTGCTTTCTAAATCGGAGAAAGCGTTGGAGAAGATTGGCCAGGACGAGCCTAAGGATCTAATCGATCAG caACACGAAACTCATAGAAGTCTCGATACGGGGGATGATCACCTGGTGAGACAAGCATCAACTTCATCCAGGATTTTTGAAGAACGTGACATTGATCGCATGCAGTACCCGTCGAACTTGATAAAGGGGAAGAGCATGCCAAGCCTTAG CTGCTTGATTAACGAACTCGCCGCGGGTGG TTACATCGGTGATACCAAAGTTGAGAGGAAGCAGGGGAGACTTTATAGTCAATCATGTACAGCACAAAATCCAATAATCACTGTGACCGAACACACACCAACCCCTTCACCAGATTATTTGAAACGTCAA gGGTCAATAGACAGTCAATTGGATGCAATAAGCATCCACGGTAGTAGATTAAGTTCCGAGAGGAAACCAAGCCTGACGAGATCGCAGACTGACTCCAACATCACGTACACTGGCGACGAAATTCCTGAAGCGCCAGGATCTGCGTGTTACATCACGAAAACCGGAGATATCGATCTCCAAGTGCTGCTGAAG gcTGTCCATTCAGTTTCTCTTCGAGACACCATGTGCTGCACCCTTAGAGTCTGCGAGAGCATTCTCAGTCTCATTGAGCTTCTGATTGAGATAGGAGTCTTGAAGGCCTGCCTCAGGGATGAAACTGGCAGCAATGCGGGCTCAGGCAATGATGAGAAAGCAGAAACAGCCAGCAGAAAACATGATTCACCAGTGAATGAGCAGGACCCTCGCAATGACATCGATGGGCGCAACTGGAATGCTCACGCATTGATGATGAATGCAGTTCTCAGAGTGATCAAGCACTTGGGGTGTACCCACGGCTGTGGAGATGGAATTCGTGGGCCTCAGGCTGATTTCTATAGGTCCCAGGCCCAGACAATCCTCACTAAATTGAATTGTGCCAGCTCAAGATTGTTTTCGAGATGGTTACGTAATATGGTGCGCGAACAACCGATCACAGAGATCTTGGAGGTTTTCCATGCATACGTGGGCTTCTGCATTGATCCAAGTTCGTTATTATCACCTCTTA ATCTTAAACGAAGTGCCAATAAGTCCCCGGAGGTACAGCCACAGGCTGGTTATGCCACAAATTTTGGAGCTGGTTTGGGTGCTGGGACACCCCTGGGAGTTCCATCGACGTCG GTAGCAGCAACGGCTTCGGCATTAGCCTCAGCCACAGCTGCGTCAGCAACTGCCTCCTATGGAGGCGTAGGATACTCGTCAAGAAGTATAGAAAACAAAATGTTAGCATGTATATTCAAAACACTAGTAACCCGTTTCGTCACAAACTCAAAGGAACTCAAAACCCAGGAGAATATTTCTATTTACTGCGACATAAAGCAGTTTGTAACGTATGTCAAAGAGATGCATGGTGGAGTGTTTCGTCGGGTGGCTCTGAGTGGCATTCTAGATGCATCAGACAGGCCTAACAAAAGGTGCAATAGTAATCTAAGGACTACAAGGGTAATTAGACACATTCATCAATCGGATTATGATGATAATGCTGATTTGGCGGGGGAGGCTTGCTGTGTGGATGAGAGGGGGGCTAGGAAATTTCTCTTCAAAAAACGCAGTACATCGTCCACCTGTGCG CAATCTGATGCTTTCGGATTGCAGAGTCTGCTGGAGACTGAGCTGAGTGAAGAGACTGTTAAAGCTAGTCAGAGTCCCCTTGGAAATTTGCGAAAAAAACATCATATGCTGACGCCTAGACAGAGTGAACGGAATTTGGGACTTGGGGAGGCTTACCTGGGAAGATCGAAAAAAACTACGAGATTTCAGATGGGGGGAATAG tcaaTTGGTTTAGGAGAGAATATGGTAGAACAGATTCTACAGATAGTCATGAAAGTAGTGAGTCACCGACGGAAGGAAGTTTTGGGAGACAGCCCAGTATACGTCGAGGGCATTATCGAGTCACTCGTCCAGTGCGAGG AGTCGGTCAAACTTTGCAAAGAGCGAAACGAAGAATGGAGGATCAGCTCGTTAAAATTGGCCTCACGAAGAGGAGTAAGAAAGAGAGTATGGAAGAGGTTCCTAGAAATT ATTTTAGTAGAAGAAATTCGATGGATCTCGGTGATTCCTGCCGTGAATCTGAGTTTGTGGTTCTCAAAGAACGTCGTCTAGTTCCTAGATCAGCTGTCTACGAAGGCATGCGGAGATTCTCATTTTTACTGGAAACCTGTCAGCCCGGAGCTGTACCAGATCATCACTTGATAGCAGCAATACTTGATCTTCCGTACGCCCCGGTGGTGTCGAGAGCTTCATTACTCCTCGAGTGTGCACATCTCGTGCATCAGTGCAATAAAGGCCACTGGCCGACgtggatgaaaataaatcttcCGGTTTTCAGGCCTTCGGTTCCGATGGGCAGTAGAAACGTACCGACTGGGGTCAGACGGACTCATATACTCCAGAGAGCAGCTGGCAAACTTTTTTATCAGTGGGCGGAG GCAATTGGCGCGAGACTAGAGGAATTTCTGAATGAGGATAAACAAAATGTAGATCATGTCGTTGCCATGATGTCGGACGAGACGAAGCAGAGAGAATTGGTAGTCGAAGATGAAGAGGAAGATTTTTTAGATGAAG CAAGTATAAACACCTATGGATCCCAGTGTCCTGTCGCCCTGCGTATGGTCGCCTGCATTCTCCTTCTGGAGATAACAGCATTTCTCCGTGAAACCTATCAAACCCTGCCGAAATCCAGTCGTCTCTCCACCAAGGATCGTCCACCACCCTGGGAGAGGATGTACTCCCGTGATGCTAATCGTCGTTGGAGCATGGCCCTGTCATCGATGGGACACTCACAGACATCAGCTCAGAGTCTTCAATCGATCGCCGGCGATCGTGAGACTGGTGAGTTGAGGGAGTCTATCGAGAAAGGCCATTGGAATTGTGCAAATCCCATCATCAATCATCAAACATCTGACTCAATCGCCCTCGACTTTCGTTCAGAACGAAAGATCAGCTTTGTGCTTCATGAGCCCGACAACGAGTCCGAGGGCAGCAGTAAATCAACGGTGACAATACAGGGGGAAGAGGCTTTTGATCGAGAAAAGAAGAAAGTCCAGCCGCAGACtgccaggccctttttactgaGACGTGGTACAGCTGGAAATACAGGATCATTCAAAAGACGTAGTTTAAAGTTACGTCGGGGTACTAAGGAAGGCAAAGATATGGAGTGTGAAGCTT ATGCTGTGAGACGGACTGATTCCATCCAATCAAAACGAAAAGTCAGTTCGTTGTCGGACCGCAGTGACACATCCGAGCCGGGATATTGTGGCGAAGTAAGTGGTGAAGAGTCACCTGGCATTCTTAGTGATGATCAGCCACCAGAGAGCCCAAGTGATTCCAACGACACTGACGAAACCAATAGGAACTTTCCCTGGATGAGGGTGCTTGCACAGACTGCAAGTTCTTTCAACTTTTACTGTTCACATCAGAACTTTTGCCATCCTTACTGTCATCGCAGGCAAATCAGGGCCTGTGGAAGGCTCATCAAGTCTGTGAGAAAGGTTTACGGGGAGGCGTTTGGAGTTATCAACGGAACAGGCACCTTTGATTTCGATTCGGATAAGAAGGACGATGGGAAGAAGGAcaagagaggaagaaaagtgTCTGATCAAACTAGTGCGCAGGTTTCACCGGTTCGCAGAAAAGACAGCGTTGGAAGGAAGTTCAA AATTGACAAAAGTCTGGAGGGCTCCCAGTCGGGTCGCCTCACTGGTGGCAATCGAGATTCCTCGAAGGACCTGGATCAGGACTCGGACCGTGGCCGGGActctttcaaaaaattctcttcggaAGATGACGACGAGCCAAATCATGAGCCACCAGCCATCCTCAAATACATAAAGATGCAGGTCAAGGATGCATTCCATGCACCCCTGGCAACTCTCGTCAAAGGTGCAGTGGTTATGCCTGACGATCTCTTTGCAGAGGTTCTCTCAGTCGCCTGGGAGCTCCTCCTTGAGCCAAATCAGGAAGTGGCTGCCTCTGCAGCATCCCTATTCATAGTCTCCGCAGTACGCGCTCCAACCCAAGCCAGCGATATAATGCACCAGGGTCTCCAGCACACGTCCCCAGCCATTCGCATAAATGCCATTCTTCGATTTCAAGTCCTGTGGAAACTCAGGTATCAGGTCTGGCCAAGGATGGAAGAAATGGCCCACCTGACCTTCAAAGTTCCGCCTCCTGGCATTGAGTTCACCCTTCCCTCACCGAAAATCGGAATAGAGTCCCTCCCAGTGGTCGACCCACCCTGGATGCCCCAGGGAAAAACCAAAGTGGAAGAAGTCACGATCAATCAAGAGCGTCATAGATCCGTCGTAACAGCGACTAAAACTCGAAAGAAACAGCAGACGGAGGCGATAAAGAAAGCTCTTCAAGAGCAGGACGATAAGAAGCGCGAGGAACGGGAGAGCTTTCTCATAACAACGATTCCTATAACAGTCCAGGCAGCATATGAGCCCAGCCCCGTTGGAGACGATCATGAGGATATGGACGATGACGCGGGGGATGCTGTCCCTCGCAACACGTCACATCACGGCCAATCAGCATTGTCCTTGTTCCCTTCGTCTCTGTGCTCAGCCAttgttcaaataattaatcttcTCGATGACGCTGCTGTCTCCGACGATGGAAATTCCGTTTACGAAGTAGCTTATCAGGTGATATGGAGCTGTCTCGTTGAGGACAGTGCCCTCTTCTTGCGATACGTCCTCGAGAGACTCACAAGGGATAAACAGGAGTTGATGTTCAAGATCCTGAGGCATTTGATAAGATTTGTACCCAAGCTGCCGCAACAAGCGGCCTTTGCCCTTTACAATTATATCATCGGTTATGTGATGTTCTATGTGAGATCGCCGCATGAAGAGGGACAAAAGCTCATTGGAACCGCGTTATCAATTCTTTGGATGGTGGTGCACAGTGTTCACGGGATTATGTTTAAGGATTTGAAGCAAATATTGAGGAAGGAGCAGTGTGATGCCTCCATCTTATTGACAGCTAATGTTCCATCAGCGAAGAAGATCATTGTGCATGGGCCACAGGATCCCGATGCGGGGGGCATTCCATCTCAATTTCCTGTGCAGGAGGACACGCAGTTCTGTCAGATTCTCAGGGAGAGCCTGGATTTCTTCGGAATAGAGGAGCTGAAGCATAAGGAGTACTTTCTTGTTGATTATAAAACAC atCAAATTCATAATCCTTCATCCTACGTACGTgattactattttttcaagagATCACAGTATCCACAACTCGAGCTTGTCCATATGAAACCAGAAGATGCCTTCAATGCCCTACAGAGGCAGGAGTTAGTTCACAAATTCgttgaaattggaaaaacatTGCTTACGTGggctattttaaaaaatgtcgatATGGTAGTTCAGAGAGTCGTATTTTTGCACGAGGAACTTATGAAGTTACCATCCTTTCCGAGAAAAGCACTCGAGGCAGATCTTGATTTATACAAGGGTGGTGAAATTGGAAGA GAATTACTGGGATTGGATGTAATGCACAAGTTTATGTGGGTACGTCTGATCGCCCGAATGTTCGAGGCCATGGCCGGTAATTTTGCCTATTCCGGTGATATTCATCTATTTCTCAATGTATTGAATGGAGCCCTCGTGCTACACAGCGAAGACTCGTGTATCCTTCGTTACGTCGTGGCGACGTACATTAACGCAGCGCACAATTTCAAAAACATATTTTCAACGAACGGTTATTTACTGATAATGCCATCGCTATTGCAATTATACGCAACACATCAAACGAATAAACTTGTTACTACTACTGTAGAGTATGCTGTTAAGCAGTTTTACATGATGAATCGTAAGCCGTTTATCCTACAGATGTTTGGGAGTGTTTCCACTATTTTGGATACTGATGAGACAAGTCCTCACGGAGAGGCGCACAAg GTACCCTCGACGTGTCTCTTCAACTTGTTATTGAGTTTAGAAACTCCATCACCAGATCCCCTTAACATCGGTGAACTtgtgaaagaagaaaaacctcTGAAAGCCATTGATTTTTGTTACCACGATGAGAACGAGATGGTCACCGTACTGGACTGCATATCCCTCTGCGTCATGGTGATAGCGTATGCAGCTGATTCCACAAGGGGTCAGCAGATGTTGATAATTTTGGAGGCAATATTGCCCTGTTATGTTCAGCAAATTCAATCGCCCACGTACAATCGAGAAGGAAAGACGGAGAAGGAGATCATAAATCAGTTGGCAATAGCTGTTCGAACACTTGTGAATAATTCTGAAACCTTGACTAAGTACTACAATGGGCCACAGAAGTTGAGCCCTGAGCACAAAGGGTCAAGTCAGAGGAACTATGGAAAGGGCCCCTACTCACCAGGTTTTGATTTTGAAGAGGAGACGCACACGACGAAGTACCTAGAGCACACAAAAGCCAGAAATCTTTACGATCGAGATAATGAAGACTCTGAGACCTCTCACAAGAACGAGTTCCGGAGGCCCAGGGACACCCTTCTCAACATGGTGGGGGAGTTTGTGGCAAGGTGCTCGGTACGACTGGTGGAACTGAACAAGAAATCTCAGGACGGAAAGATGATAGAGCTCCTGGACTCCAAGTGCCACGTGAGACTAGCGGATATAGCGCACAGTCTTCTGAAAATATCTCCTTACGATCCTGACACCATGGGGTGCAGAGGTCTGCGACGGTACATGAATGACCTTCTGCCGTCGACGGAGTGGTCCAACGATGACATGAGGCCGGCCCTCACAGTGATCTTGAGAAGACTGGACAAAACCTTCAGCAAGATCTACAAGAAAGCTTCTGTAAGAAGAAACACCGATTGGGAGGCGGCGAGTGATCTGCTGAGAGGTGTCTACGAAACTCTCTCGAAGTACCCTTACATCGCACACTTCCAGTATCTGAAGACCCTTCTGGCGACCTGTCAGGCCCTCATCGTTGGCGACATGGGCCAAGTGGAAGTCACATCAGCAGCAAGTGCAGCACTCATGAGCAAGATTCCTCCACAGCACTTCTGCTCAACTGTCCTACGATTGATCGCCCTTCACGTTATTTCTTTGGGTGAAGGCTACACCTTGGAAAATGTCTGCGGTGGTAATTCAATGTTCGCTTCTCAGATCAGAACTGAGAATGTACTATTGAATCTTCTGATACCTCTCTTCTTGCGTGTGGGAACTGGAAGGAAAGATGTTCCGAAGCTGAGACAGGCTGACCTGAAATTCGCTCTCGTCGCTGTTCTCAATACTCTGTGGCCTACTAGCACAAAAATAGCACCTCTCACCGCCCAAAATTTGAAAGCAACAGCGGATTTGCGTGCTGGTAGTCTAACTTTCACAGCTAGAGATCCGAAGACTTCCACCAAGTTATCCCTGTCGCTTTATCGAGTGGCCTTTTTAGCCCTGAAGATCATGACCATTTGCTTTGAGGCCGAGATGAGGACCGAGTGGACCAAAATCTTGAGGACAATGCGACAGCTGAATAGGAGAAATGAAGCCTCCGTTCACTTGTGGAATTTTCTGGAATTTGTTGTCACACACAGGACAGCTCTGTTCATCCAGATGCTCCCATTCATCGTCCATAAAATAGGACAGCCACCGATTTCCGAGCATGAACGTAATATGCAAAGCTCCATCAGGGCAAAGATCAATGGGGAGACTGCAGTATTTCCCAAGTCACGTGGCACCTTGTTGGGCGATTTACTGCACGAGTTGAGAGACTTGAAGGAGGAGATTGAGGATCGGAAGTTCGATGAGATGCAGCCGGAGCCGAAGAGAAGTGTTGTGGATATGCATCCTAATGCGCCAAATGTCAATGACGGACAGCCAAGAACGCAGAGGCCGTCTTTGCTAATTGATCTGTTGACTGGGGATCTTGGCTCGAGGGTGCACATCAATAGGACACCTGCGGAGACGCCAGGCTCACACTCAACGACCCTTCAATCACTTCCACCGTCTGTCCATCATTCCGTCAATTCGAGTAGTACTACCAAATCTTCTGTACAGAGTCACGCATCGCCGGGTCCAGGCAATGGGGCTCCTGTTCCGAGAG GGTCGGTATCTAGTGCAAGCTGTGGCTCCTCCACCATCAAAGAAGGCGCCGAACTATCAACTGGAGATAATCAGACTGAGCAGACCGCAGTACCAG ATAGATCCCAATCATCATCTACTGCTAGTGATGAACGTAATCATGTTAAACATCATGTTAACTTACAACATCAAAAGACCTCTAAACTGCGCTTTGTCTCTTCCGTAGAGTATAGGCACATTTCAG GAGAAATTGTGACGAGCCAACTGAGCCCCAACAGTCCAGCGGAGGACAGCTCCGGCGAGTCCCGATTAGACAGGCCTCGTTTGCAGCGTTCGATGGGCCAAAGCAAGAGGACCTTTCGTTTGCGAAAAAGTCGAAAGAGTCATATTGAG GTGCCCCATTTGAAACTGGAGTATCAACAAGGTTCGTCATCGTCTATCCCAGCGACGTCGCAGACCCCTCCAGCCTCAGCTGTGGAGTCCACTACGTTCAGTCTTCCCATTGACACTTCATCCTTCCGGTCACGGCGTAGTTGCTCAGTTCGTTTGGGCGATGGTGATCACATCACTAGCCTAAGCCCAGTGGACCAACAGTATCTCCATTACCATCAACAGACACACCACTACCTCCATCCTCAATCGGACATCTCCTGGGATGACGACACATCAAGCACATCAGGCTATCGTGAGTCTTACAGCATGCAGTTGGTGTCACTCGAGGGTAATAATAAATCCCCAGCGCCACCCCTGGCCTCACCCGATCTCAATGACATACCATCGACAAGCAGTACAGCAACAAATTATATGGGCTTCGATGGCAGCTCACCAGATTGTTCATTGAATGGCAGTGGTGGAGAGAAAACGACACTGTTGAATTCAAGTCAGAGAACAGCATCACAACACTCACTCATCATGGTATTTCAGGGTCAGGACGAGGACACATTGATCTAA